DNA sequence from the Carassius gibelio isolate Cgi1373 ecotype wild population from Czech Republic chromosome A14, carGib1.2-hapl.c, whole genome shotgun sequence genome:
ATGATCACGAATAAATATTGAACTCATATTAGTGCATAGCTTGTTTGGGTTATTTAGTGTGAAATTCCAATCTAATAAGGCGCAACCTGAAAGAAGGAAAACAAACTCTGCCTCGCTGCCGGTGACGTCACCGGCGCTGATGTTATTGAttggttgtttttattaaatagacAGTAGCGCATCAAGACTGTTTTGAAGTTTTTGTacagaattattttaatatattcagttATAAGTGATTTAGATTTAATATGATAAAATCAAATAGACTTAAAATTTAAGTGAGCTATTGACAAATATTTACAACATTGATTTGTTTTTATGCTTTATACATATcgcataattattttataaatttcataattttcagtatcttctgttttttttttgaaagttttaGTATTAtggtgttttgtcttttttaaaaatatgtctatataattattaattactattattattttagtttcagtaTTAGTTTTTTTAGTAGGCTACATCAAGTTAACTAAATAAcgatctaaataaaataaatgtttgacaaCAAACTAAAATCATTCCCTAATTCCCTAaattaatttctctctttttttaaatatcaaaaaaaatTCCCCAGGATCTCCAACGATTTAAAACAGACACGTTGTGAATCATTGCAAAGTTCACTTTTAAGGGGAATTTCACTTTCTGTGCTAGACAGATGACCATCTGAATAAAGCTAACCATCACCCACACACAGATACAAACACTTGAGATGCACCTGAAGCGCACAGGTCTCAGATGTTGTTCTTTGTCCTCCTGCAGGAGCTCCAATGCAAAGGCACTGAAGGTGACCGGACTGACGGTCCTGGCCTGTCTTCTGCTGGCAGGACAGGGGCTGACCGCGTACCTCGTCTGGGGTCAGAAGGAACATATCAGCGCTCTGACCACCGGCCAGGAGAAGCTGAAGACGGAGCTCACCAGAAAGATGTCCGGTGAGAAACACAGCCAAAAGAATTACATGAACTAACCATCAAACACAAATTCAATATGCACCATTCATTGCAAAAATGCAAACAGCCATTTCAACAAAACATTCATGCGTATCATTCAAGGCCTATGGTTAAATGCAGTTCTCAAAAAATAAACTGGCACTGCTGCTGATTGTATAATGTTCATATTGTCCTTGTTTGGTCTAACAGGTGCTCCTCCAAAGGCGATGCATCTTCCCATGAAGAGCATGCCACTGCTGAAGGATTTCTCTGATGAGTCCTCTGACCAGACCTCCAAGAAGAGCAGCGTTCCTCTAACTGTGAGAATAAAGATCTAAAAACAGTCATCAATACAGCTGCAATACACTTTATTTTCAATATCtgattcttaattttttttttttttttttttagaaactgcAACCAATTTTCACAAACCAGAAAGAGAGCACCGGACAACTGGATGGTACATCACCAacttatatataatacaaataaataaataacatatattatatatatatatatatatatatatatatatatatatatatatatatatatatattctaatttaaTTCAGGTTTTTCCATTATGGATTATATAAGCAGCCAGTgttgttaataaaattaatacaaaaatgtttgttttcagtAATTGAAAGCGatctgaaatacaataaaataaaaaagaaattttaagaaaaaaaaactcagtaagAGTATTATTTAAagtcagtacaaaaaaaaaaaaacataaaaattaaaatgaaaggtgttgaataaaaaaaaagcacacactatattacaaacataaatttaaaataataaatcataataaatccgtaaaagcatatatatatatatatatatatatatatatatatatatatatatatatatatatatatatatatatatatatatataattttagttaatATGTAAAAACACTATGTTATTTtagaatagaaataaatacaaaaataagtaaaaagtTTTAACGTGGTAAGTGATAACTATAAACTATGTATAAACTATAAACTTCTGTTTATGATAAACATTCTGAATCTATGACATGGTCTCGTCCATTAATGTTGATCTAAATCTCCGTGTTGTGTGAAAAGCTGTCAGAAGGAAGATGCAGCTGCCAATGGCGAGCCTGCCACTGCTGGTGGACGCAGATGAGGAGGTGAAGAGCACTCCTGAATCAGGTGagacgcgcgcacacacacacacacacacacacacacacgcactgatCCGCTCAGATctcacacatgtgtgtgtgtgtccccgcAGCTGTTGAGGTTCAGAGTAAGTGTCAGCTGGAGTCTCAGAAGGAGATGAAACCCGGCTTCTACAAGCCTAAGTGTGACGAGCAGGGCAACTATCAGCCCATGCAGTGCTGGCACAGCACCGGATACTGCTGGTGTGTGGATAAAAACGGCAACGAGATCTCCGGCACAAAAGTTCGTGGAAGAAGACCCGATTGCAGTTAAGGTGCGTCAACACTTTCTGTGATGAACTGAAATTTGAATAGACCTACAAATTGGGCTAACTTGAGAATAAATTAAATGACAAAGTAAATgaattaaacataacattttaaagtataaagaCTGAAATCATTTTCTGATGTATTTGTGTCTCtgtttctccagtgtgaatcagCACGTCCAGCAGTAAAGAGAAAAACTCCAGGCCTATCAGCTGTCTCCTGTTTCAGCTCCTGAGGATCAATGGATGATATTTGATGGAAATAATCTAATAACTTTTCTACTAAAGATCTCTTTTTCCGATCTGTGTTCAGAATAGATTAACATTTGCAGCATATTAGCACTGGGCTAACCCTTATTCTATTAATATCTTCTGTGTGATACCATTTCTCTGTTTTACTTTGAACTCACAGCGTGATGTTAGAGGTAGCATGAATAATTTTGACTGTAATTAAACACATGCTGTTTCCAAATAAGACTGTGTGGGTTTATTGTTgctgtttgatttaaaaatgatttacactatccataaaaactgaaaatatattatttattaaacctgAATATTTTCCATTCTGTCTGACCGATCTCTGTGGtttaaagaagagaagagaagatcaTATGAACATATGAAATTAacagtattacattttttgtGTAAACATGTTAAAGAAAACATGTTAAAGTGGCAATTAATTAAGGCACAAAATACTAAGAAATATTACATAAGTGCTTTTCATATTGAATTAAATCTGTGTATTGTTGaaattcattttgaaaaaaagtttaaaactgcagaaaagtgtatttttaacatttatttataattttttaattaatttgatagttttattattattatttagaaaagattaaaaactaaaaacattcttaatatttctgtttagctatacttacagtatatataaagttatagctttacttttatatatttatttaattttacagttattttttttttattcaagacaaatataactaaataaaatggATAAATAAGGAAAACATAAGGATAAAAACATAAAGATAAACGGAGAAGTGTGTATATTTCCGTTTAACTATTTTTCAATACTTAAACTTACTTCCTTATTTCAGCTACATTTCTAATAATCATTTAACTTTtagatacatgtgtgtgtgtgagagagagagagagagagagagaaattgtgtgtgtgtgtgtgtgttactgaaaTGTTATGCTGCTAACAGTTTATAAaccattttaatacttttataccaTTATAATAtgaaacaattgaaaataacAGGAAAAAATAATGTAAGTGCTATTCAGTATGCACTAAACATGACTCAAAACATCAGATGCATCATTAGAAGATTATTTTGATAAGAGTACTAAATTTCAATTAATCTTGTTAAACTACTCATAGAACAGAGCAGCTGCACATACAGATGTGAACATGAAGTGTTCTGTGAAATACCGCTCATGCATGACTCATGCACTCTCAGATCATTTTCACTCAATAATGTCTAGTTCCCTGCAAAAGAGTTCTCTGttcaaacatgaataaattaacatATGCTGCTTCATTTTCCTCTGAATGCAGCAGACATTAGCAGGACATAGAAGCATGAAATAACTgaatcttcactgactgtttagGAAGGTTTTTCCGCTGAAATATTTTGTGGAGGAACTTAAATCATGAATATAGTTCAACCAATTTGTCAACTGATCTGCTTCATTCAGGTGTTTTTATGCTGATAAAACATCTATATTTTCCCTAAATGATCTCAAGCTTCCTTctctttttcaaaacagaaatgctcaGTATTACTTCTTTATTAATTCCAAGGTCACTTCATTAAAAGACTTCTTGAAAATCAGGCATTTGAatatgagacagacagaatgaaagTGTTGCATGAGGTCAGATAAGGAAATGTATCTCACAGGAAGAGATTCAAAATAAACTGACCACAgggtttatttataaaatggaGCGGATATGAGACACAAGCAGTGACATCCTACCATCACTGAGAAAATATTATAGcttctattaaagggatagttcacccaaatagcaaaattatgtcattaataataacttaccctcatgttcttccaaacccgtaagacagttttagatatttttagatttagtaaaaatatctaagctctcagtccctcctttgaacctgtgtgtacggtatactttTCATGTCCAGAAAaggaataaaaacatcatcaaagtagtccatgtgacatcagagggtcagttagaatattcggaagcatcgaaaatacattttggtccaaaaatagcaaaaaaattaaagctgcaagcagcctttctggggccaagcccttattgctctttggcttttaagggtttttcaagcaactttttcagcactttttacagaacagatagattcagaattacagataaggtgaaatcagaaggtctgatgagaacgaacgcagaatgaagttacaaaaacacacttctttttgatcccattttaagaaactttagtacagctcttaaccatgtaataaaggaattgaaatgacaactttatacccaattttaaatttttcccatacaggtttcgaacccacaacctcacaggttcagaaccaacgccttagctaagtgcgccacattagttgacacacaatttacatggcacagaagagaggtcaaggtgtgagaatgatctctCACAAGCCCGAaatagcattttagccagattagcatgctacgctaaaaaatgctaacattgtcaaagttaaccagattgctcaagagacccattagagtgaatagaaaagtgttagcattttagttcattagcatgctaagctaattagcataaatcaacaagcacaggcacggtcaacttcggagctgtacatctctggaacgggagtgaatatcaaaaatttgttgagtcatttctgtcaggcccggtctgaagttcatctgttaaaattttgaacaaaattgaacaagatttcagggaggagtagcgaaaaaactgtatttcattccattcaatatggcggacagacgccatgttggaaaatgacaattgagacatcatcagaatcggcataaccaaaggaataaaatgacataaaaataacaaaaattgatcaacatttacagtagttataaggggttttgcaagaatcgttatatctcttgaacactaggtggcgctgtcttccaacttccggggtacttccggcacatggtgttgatgatgcctatcgatttttgtgaagatttgtacagtagttcaaaagttatagcaatttttgacaaatttcaaaatggcggacgggtggtccaggtggtcttgacaaaattgacatccacagattcaaaatgatctacagaaaccatagacatcaagatcataattttctgatgaattgttcagaagttataagcaaaaaagtgcatttttggtatctcaacacccataggtggcgctgttcccaaatttggcatggacccccaagttatggtgtagatgaagtgaaccaagtttggtatcgattgatcaatgtttggccgagatacagcatctcaacccatttgaggtcaacctcagtaagttcacagcatcataactttttttttcactagtgttcaaaaaattctgttgagtcatttctgtgcggctcagtccaaagaacatctgagccaaatttcagaagaattggactaattttgaaggaggagtagtgcttagactgaatactgtacttttcaaaatggccgctactgtaatgggaggagtcttaatgtaagatatggaatggaatctccatgaagagacaaaacagatgtactaagttttattttaatagaattagtggttcaagagttattaatgtttgaatgttgaatttttgagctggtggtggcgctatagagtttgccctagagaccccaaagttggtcagatcactaataatggtcatctctacaagtgtgccaaatttcatcattttccctttttcccttcatagggctaccatagactcccattggacgagaagaagaagaagaagaagaataataataataataataataataaaacgtacagatacaataggggctacagccctctgggcttggcccctaactacgactttattcagcattgccttctcttccgtgtctgttgtgagagagttcaaaacaaagaagtttgtgatatccggttcgcgtctccaatacgcattaatccacaaatgacttaagctgttaacttttttaatgtggctgacactctctctgagttcaaacaaaccaatatcccgtaCACTGtacacagtacactgactgaactgctgtgaagagagaactgaagatgacgaacgaaagactgactcgttctcaaatcaagaaccgtttctttcagacgcgtccgattcgagaaccgaggagctgatgatactgcgcatgtgtgattcagcgtgaagcagatcGACACAGAAGAGcgcctgaaccgaactgattcttttagtgattgattctgaactgattctgtgcgaatgttatgagcccaggtaaaccgatgGCTTGCGGTCAtcaccaatgacgccattacgtcgagcgcaaaagaaccgctgaaccgttttcttcaaccggtttattgaatcgaactgtcagaatgAACTACTGGtaatccgaaaaccgatgcaactggttcttgactcgagaacaagtaaatcttttgttcgttatctggctcggctcggtgttcatcttcagttctctcttcacagcagttcagtcagtgaactgtttgagtacatgaattactccgggatattggtttgcttcaactcagagggagtgtcagccacattttaaaaaaaataactgcttaagtcatttgtcgattaatgcgtattggagatgtgaaccgtttaaaacgattcagttcgatttggtgaactggttcaaaaagatccggttgcatcgaatgattcattcgcgaaccggatatcaaactttataactttataaaactgaacgtaactttttccgaaactataaaaaatatgccattacaaaagaaaaacacaatgaaaatgaaaaaaattaactcagtcgcacaaatttaacaggctcttcaaatatgcttcattctttgttaatgtttttcaaagatttgttttcgctaatcgtggattctaaatgcattgccacagatttcactTACGTTTcccagtttttcgtttggtgttttgacacaaacctctcgtgggggcgggcttaacagtgatctactctgattggatattcagcttttgatggacaggtgctctctgaccaggAAGTAGACGCCACTCAGTGGCGCACATATTGGAAACCTCTTGCGGTTATTTGTATTACTTAATATGTAAATGATATTTGACCTTTgatcgtctcagtctgtaaagatgagctcttgtccttcaggcagcttgaagtaagcttgtgttactgaatgacaataattGCCATtgcgctcagatttcatgactgaagaagaagaatgctatcaaggtatggcacggccaggaccgcagcatctcgttccctattcagggaaccatggttacatacgtaactgagatgttccctttcataggtcacttcgatgctgcggtgacgtcaccacatATGGGAACGCTATACAATAACGCCTGACAtacctgatagctgggatccgaggaagcatctgctcaagcggagagaacacgggagccaggagccatcctcagatccagactgtaggacttgataaaagtgctcggtgaggaccatcctgccgcagcacagatatcatccatagaagatccactgagaaaagcttgagaagaagcaaCAGCTCTAGTGGAATGAgctttaacccctttacgtgcaaacattgccgacggccccagtttattattgtttcactttcacagcacattaaacatcactgtcttacttcatctggacaaactgtgcatcaattgaaagtttaaagactctagcttcgatatttgaccaatattttgaaaaaacattgttgcagtgacagatatttagtgatttatgtcagaagtgcaaaataataaatccgtattatgccatattttgaatagaaattcaccactcactcatattcagtcacgtcagcagcggtttatttgtgttcacatagactcactgaacagcgtcaataaggatttacagaccaaagatgcatatctgcggagatatatggatatatttactcatgtttacttcatatttcttcagacagaatcgtcatttctattcattttccacggatttacgcgatcagatgataaacagcctctcccagcgatctgtgtgtgtgcgcagtggtcacagctcgtgctgtatgtggctcagactctgattgggccttcccagtgtcaatctgagagtgtcatatatggac
Encoded proteins:
- the LOC128027775 gene encoding H-2 class II histocompatibility antigen gamma chain; translation: MDEYQDQGLIQRVPSQETVVNRGGTGSSNAKALKVTGLTVLACLLLAGQGLTAYLVWGQKEHISALTTGQEKLKTELTRKMSGAPPKAMHLPMKSMPLLKDFSDESSDQTSKKSSVPLTKLQPIFTNQKESTGQLDAVRRKMQLPMASLPLLVDADEEVKSTPESAVEVQSKCQLESQKEMKPGFYKPKCDEQGNYQPMQCWHSTGYCWCVDKNGNEISGTKVRGRRPDCS